The genomic DNA GGAACACGCAGGAAGCAATATCGGAGATTTAAAGGGATGGAGAAACCAGGCTGATTATGAACTTGATTTAGTCGAACACGAAAATTCGGGAAGTGTACAGAAGATAGTTTTAATTACCGAGCAAATTATCGAAGACCTGGAACAGTGCTGTAACGGATCAGATCGAGACCAAATCAAGGGTGCAATTAGCAACTATATTAAAAAAATGGAGGGAGACATAGTTTAGCACAGGGCTTCCTATACCCATTCTTAATAAAACCGCGCTCAGGTGTCCATAAGTGACATCTAAGCGCGGTTTTATTATGTGATAGAAGTTTTTAACCGATTATCCCATCCAAAACACCAGTCAGCCGATTTGTGAGTTGTCTTAGGCATCTAGGCTTGAAACTTAGCCCGACCAACTACTGTGAACTTTGAAAACGTTGTAGCAATGTTGTAGAAAAATATTGACAAAAATTTTTCTTTTATGTATATTCCCCTGAAACGTTTTATACATCACAAGGAGGATACCATGAATACTGATGCTGAAGTGGGCAAGTACATTGCACGTCTCAGGGACAAAGCTGGTCTCAAGCAGAATGAACTAGCTCAAAAGGTGACTTGGAGTCCAGCAGTTCTCTCGCGCGTGGAATCGGGCGAAAGGCCCTTGGTCGCCGATGAACTAAACTCCATATTGGAAGCAATCGGCACTAAGGAAGCATTACGATTCCAAGAGACAGCCGAGCGCGATTGGCAGAAGTTACAGAAGCCGCCGCTCGGACACCCCAACGAGCCACTTCTTTGGGATGCAGAACAGGCACTCCAAAATATAGAAGAGCTTTCAGCTAAACCTGATATTAAGAACGTATTTGTGAAACGTTTGGAAGCGTTCCAAGATGAACTTAAAATTGCTACAAGTCTCGTCTTAGAGACAGAGCATACTATCGCGTTTGTAGGGGACATTGGAGTAGGAAAATCTACGGCTATATGTAGCGTAGCTGATCTTGAGGTACAAAAAGGGAAAACTTTCGTACCAGTACTTGAGGTAGGCGGCGGTGGTGTGACCGTATGCGAAGTTCATCTCGTGCAGGGACCTCAATACGGATTCACCGTTGAACCTATGGGGGAAAACGAGCTTCGCAGAGAGGTCCTTGAATTCGCGCATTTCCTCCTACCTTCCGCGGATACACATCATGAAGAGCAAGTAGGAGATCAAGATGCACATGGAACTTCAAAAGAGATAGTGCGGGCAATTCGAAACATGAGTGGACTTACTATTAAGCGGAAAGTTAGAACAAAGCAAGGGCCTGGTAGTAAAAAAATAAGGGAGATCCAAGACCCCGCCAAGGACCTAGCTGAGAGATACGCAGATCCGAATACTCTTGCAGCCGAAATTTTGGCCAAAATGGATCTTCAGAAGAGGACAAGGCGCGAACTCTGGTACTCCGAAATCTCCAGCGAGGAGTCGTTACTGTGGTTGCAGAAAAACTTTGAGCAGGTGAACAACGGGAGGCATCCCGAGTTTTCCATACCAAAACGTATCGATATCACCGTGCCTCAACGAATTCTTGGAGAGGAGTCGCTATTCATCCGCGTTGTGGACACCAAAGGTATTGACAGCACAGCCGAACGTCGTGATTTAGAAAAACATTTTAATGCCCCTAACACTATTGTAGTCCTTTGTTCGTATTTTAATAATGCTCCCTCAAACTCGGTGCAACAGCTATTAGAAAGGGCAAAAGAAGGGCAATGCGCTAATTTAGAGACTAAGACCGCGGTTTTGACGTTGCCACGTCCTAATGAAGCTCTAGCTGTGAAGGACGACTCAGGGTTTAAAGCCGAAACTGTGGACGAAGGGTATGACCTCAAAGGGGACCAAGTTGAAATGCGCCTAATAGACCTGAACGTCCCCGATGTGCGCGTCGAATTCTTCAATTCGTATGAAGATGAACCTGAACACCTCAGTATCTTTCTATTAAAATTGGTTAATGGTCTGAGGGAAAAACACTGTGAAAATCTTAAGAAGGCGATAGATGGGGCCAATGATCTGGTGCAAAATTCTGAAAAGGCACAGGTCCAAGAGATACAGCAACAGGCGGCTAGACGACTGTTAGTATGGAAAAAACACAACGAACAAATTGATCCCTTCACCAAAAATCTACAGGATAGCTTGCTCTCAGCCATCGGAAGGGCCTACGCCAGTTCTGTGCAGGCAAGCGTACGTCGTCAAGGAGAGTGGTATAACCTTGATTATGCTCACCAACTCGGCTATGGTGCCCGAGCAACGGCTGCAGGGGCTGTGGGTCCCAAATTGGAGGCTTTCAAGATGGTCGCAGAGAATCTCCTCCAAGATCCTGAGTTAGAGGAAGCTTTCAGTCTGGTGAGACAGGCTCTCTGGATAATCGAGTCTGGAGCAGAATCTCTTTTTCATAAAAGTCAAGAATTGGGAAGGACAATCCATACTGAGTATATGCAGTTCGATGCAGAACTCTGGTATAGTTGTATCAGGGAATGGGGGGCAGGTTCAGGGTATCGTGGTCGGGTATTAGCGCATCACCAAGATTGGTTTGCTAGTGACACCGAAGACATCGTGGCAATAGCACAGGCACTTATTGAACTTGTTGCAAGGGAATGGAAAAAAATCCTGGAGACCCTCTCAGACATTCTCGACGTTAAGGAGGACGAGCAATGAACGCAACTCATGGATGGTGGTGCAATTCTGTTACTTGGCCAACCAAATGTCCTGACTGTAGAGATCCTGTTTTCTTTTTTCAATGCGACTGCGGATCGAAAGTCTTTTTTGACGATCTTGGCTCACCTTGGCCTATACACGACTGCAATACTTCCTGGACACGCAATCTCGTTCGCAAGCAAAATAGTTCTGGTGTAATCACGGTTAAGATTCGTCCAGGTGTTATAATACGTCGCGTACCGGATAACTTTTCCATAGACTCAGATATCGTTTCGCTATCCCAAAGACGCACACAACAACAAGATCCCATTATATCAATTAGTCCAGACCCAGATTCCGAGCAAGTCACCGTAATAGGAGTTCTTCGGGAAAAGAGAATAGAGGTCGATATTATGACTTCGTTAAATTTGCCCCCAATATCATCAATGGTGTCGGCCTTTTTGGGACCTCTCTCCAAAGGAAGGTGGGGTAAAGTCACGATACATGAACAGTCATCGAGTGAAGATGTATTACACAGCTATACAGCTTGGGTAGCGAGTGAGATACTAGACGACGTCAGGAACTCGAAGGGCGTAACGGTAATGGCAGAACTCTCTGCGTTCTCTGTGCCTCAAATCGGGACTTTTTGGATATGTGATTCTTACGAGGTTCTTGGATAGGTCTATCTGGTTATTTCATCTGTGGGAGTCGAAGGATATCCTCGCAATCTTGTTCCCTTGTGTTTTTATTTTTTTGTCCTTCTATAACGAAACTTGTCTCTTGATGCCCCTTGTATCTTATCATGCATGACCTTGCAATCTATATCACCACAAGCCTTTGCGCTGTGTACATCACGCTGATCGCCATTTTTTTATTCGGTCTTTTTCGCAGATCGCGGGCCGTAAATACCCAGCGTCTATCTGTTTCCGTTGTTGTGCCGGCTCGCAATGAAGCCACCAACATCGATGCATGTTTGCGGGCATTGGCTGCACAGACCTATCCTGACGATCATCTGGAAATTATCGTTGTAGATGACCGATCCACAGATGATACCGCCGCTCGAATTGATCAATGGACGCGCTGTTTACCCAACCTGAGTCGCGTATCTGTCACACAGCAGAACTATATCTGCCCAAAAAAAAACGCCCTGTGGCAGGGCATTAAACACGCGCGTGGAGATATTATTTTTACAACAGACGCCGATTGTCGGCCCGGTCCCAATTGGATTGTGTCAAACCTCGCGCACTTTGCGCCCAACATCGGCATGGTCATCGGCCACGCCCCCCTCTTGGAAAGCGAAAAAGCACTATCGGGCCTGCTATCTCTCCAGGCACTCATTGTCTCAACTCTCGCGGCGGGCAGCGCGGGCATTGGATTTCCGCTCACCTGTTCGGGGCGCAACATGGCTTATCGCAGAAACGCCTTTGATGAGGTCAACGGCTTTAACGACATCGGACATATCATCGGCGGCGACGATGTATTGCTCATGCGCCAAATTGCACAAAAAAGCGCGTGGAAAATTCGGTTCAACACAGACGCCGATGCATTTGTCCCCTCAGCGTCTCACCCAGACAATCTCATCAATCGACAGGTGCGCTACCAATCCAAAACCATTCACTACGGCATTCCCACCTTGATTCTGGCTCTTGCGGTGTATATATTCCATGTCGTTCTGGCGACGCTGCCCATTTTGTTCTGGGTCAATACCGAATTATTTTATGTGGTCGGCTCTTGCCTGGGGATAAAAATAATTGCCGATGCCGTTTTTTTGTTCTTCGGCAGTATCCGGTTCAAAAGCCCGAAATTGCTCCTGTGGTTTCCAGTTCTCGAAATCCTGATCATACCCTATATTGTCATCATCTGCGCGCTCGGCACATTTTCACCGTTCAAATGGAAATAATATGCTCTCAATCAAACTCCTGCCCGAAACCTTCATGCGATACCATCGCGCAATCACGCCCCGGCGAATATGGAATGCCTCAAGAGTGATTGCGTCCTACGCCCTTTCCAATCTATTTCGGCGGGATATTCGCATGGGCAAACCCTTTGTGCTCATGGTCGAACCCACCAATTTCTGCAACCTCAAATGCCCACTCTGCCCCTCTGGCAATGGCGACATGACCCGCGAGCGCGGCATTATGCCGTTTGAACACTTCAAGCAGGTCTTTGAGCAACAGGCCGATCACCTTCTGCTCCTCATGTTGTGGAATCAGGGCGAACCCTTTATCAATAAACACCTCACCGACATGATCCGATTGGCCTCCGCGCACAATGTCCCCACACTGACCAGCACCAATGTCCACTACATCAAAAACCTGGAAACCGCTCGAGACATCGTCGATTCCGGCCTTTCCGAACTCGTGGTCTCTCTGGATGGCGTCACATCCGAAAGCTATGTCAAATATCGCGTGGGGGGCAATTTTGACCGCGTACTCGAAGGCATCCGCCTCCTTGTTCAGGCCAAAAGCGACCTGCAAAGCAGCTATCCCCTGATCCACCTGCAATTTATAATTATGAAACACAACGAACACGAAATTGAAGCCGCACGCAAATTCGCTCGGGAGTTAGGCGTAGATCGCCTCTCGCTCAAAACAGCCCAGGTTTATACCGAATCCGATGCAGAGACCTTCTTGCCCTCTGAAGAGAAATTCAGCCGCTACGATTACACTGCCGACCACCTCTCGACCAAAAGCAAAATCAGCAACACCTGTCGCCACCTGTGGTACAGCACTGTCATCAATTGGGACGGCGCTGTATCGCCCTGCTGCTTTGACAAAGATGTTCACTACGGCCTCGGCGACGCCCTCAATGAATCGGACTTCGACCAGATCTGGACCGGTCAAAAATACACGGACTTCAGAAACGCCATCCTCAAAGACCGCAAATCTGTGCCGATATGCAACAACTGCTCAGAAGGGGTGAAGGGCATGTTTTACGACATAGAAAAAGTTGAGCACTGATAAACTATGGATATCATCCACCACTTATTGCTGCTCTCTACAGTCCTCTACACCCTCGTCGCACTGTGTTTTTTTTTCGGATTATTCCGCCTAAACAACCAGCCGCGCACTGCTGAAACGCCATTTATATCTATCGTTATTGCCACCCGAAATGAAGCGGATTATATCGGTCTGTGCCTCGATTCTCTGAAA from Gemmatimonadota bacterium includes the following:
- a CDS encoding HEPN domain-containing protein, encoding MANDLAQSDEAAELRSAVSRAYYAAFHVARKLLVDMGFEISKGPGAHGDVYKYLGNAGNPTVEHAGSNIGDLKGWRNQADYELDLVEHENSGSVQKIVLITEQIIEDLEQCCNGSDRDQIKGAISNYIKKMEGDIV
- a CDS encoding glycosyltransferase; translated protein: MHDLAIYITTSLCAVYITLIAIFLFGLFRRSRAVNTQRLSVSVVVPARNEATNIDACLRALAAQTYPDDHLEIIVVDDRSTDDTAARIDQWTRCLPNLSRVSVTQQNYICPKKNALWQGIKHARGDIIFTTDADCRPGPNWIVSNLAHFAPNIGMVIGHAPLLESEKALSGLLSLQALIVSTLAAGSAGIGFPLTCSGRNMAYRRNAFDEVNGFNDIGHIIGGDDVLLMRQIAQKSAWKIRFNTDADAFVPSASHPDNLINRQVRYQSKTIHYGIPTLILALAVYIFHVVLATLPILFWVNTELFYVVGSCLGIKIIADAVFLFFGSIRFKSPKLLLWFPVLEILIIPYIVIICALGTFSPFKWK
- a CDS encoding SPASM domain-containing protein encodes the protein MLSIKLLPETFMRYHRAITPRRIWNASRVIASYALSNLFRRDIRMGKPFVLMVEPTNFCNLKCPLCPSGNGDMTRERGIMPFEHFKQVFEQQADHLLLLMLWNQGEPFINKHLTDMIRLASAHNVPTLTSTNVHYIKNLETARDIVDSGLSELVVSLDGVTSESYVKYRVGGNFDRVLEGIRLLVQAKSDLQSSYPLIHLQFIIMKHNEHEIEAARKFARELGVDRLSLKTAQVYTESDAETFLPSEEKFSRYDYTADHLSTKSKISNTCRHLWYSTVINWDGAVSPCCFDKDVHYGLGDALNESDFDQIWTGQKYTDFRNAILKDRKSVPICNNCSEGVKGMFYDIEKVEH
- a CDS encoding helix-turn-helix transcriptional regulator, encoding MNTDAEVGKYIARLRDKAGLKQNELAQKVTWSPAVLSRVESGERPLVADELNSILEAIGTKEALRFQETAERDWQKLQKPPLGHPNEPLLWDAEQALQNIEELSAKPDIKNVFVKRLEAFQDELKIATSLVLETEHTIAFVGDIGVGKSTAICSVADLEVQKGKTFVPVLEVGGGGVTVCEVHLVQGPQYGFTVEPMGENELRREVLEFAHFLLPSADTHHEEQVGDQDAHGTSKEIVRAIRNMSGLTIKRKVRTKQGPGSKKIREIQDPAKDLAERYADPNTLAAEILAKMDLQKRTRRELWYSEISSEESLLWLQKNFEQVNNGRHPEFSIPKRIDITVPQRILGEESLFIRVVDTKGIDSTAERRDLEKHFNAPNTIVVLCSYFNNAPSNSVQQLLERAKEGQCANLETKTAVLTLPRPNEALAVKDDSGFKAETVDEGYDLKGDQVEMRLIDLNVPDVRVEFFNSYEDEPEHLSIFLLKLVNGLREKHCENLKKAIDGANDLVQNSEKAQVQEIQQQAARRLLVWKKHNEQIDPFTKNLQDSLLSAIGRAYASSVQASVRRQGEWYNLDYAHQLGYGARATAAGAVGPKLEAFKMVAENLLQDPELEEAFSLVRQALWIIESGAESLFHKSQELGRTIHTEYMQFDAELWYSCIREWGAGSGYRGRVLAHHQDWFASDTEDIVAIAQALIELVAREWKKILETLSDILDVKEDEQ